A single region of the Streptomyces virginiae genome encodes:
- a CDS encoding SCO4402 family protein — protein MGGMPLNDMPWWRWRCNVRSALHMLSDPVFHEDTWLTGDEAYGDITDAVYRLVEDTWLDSWSAEKYVGTIFRDSQEAAVVDLAVLRVLRILHQVGPDAPVSAYLEHHAWPEAVRAAREAHVRLAEADGDDPDVRPTSLDALKILTRAV, from the coding sequence ATGCCCTGGTGGCGCTGGCGCTGCAACGTGCGCTCGGCGCTGCACATGCTCTCCGACCCGGTCTTCCACGAGGACACCTGGCTGACCGGCGACGAGGCGTACGGCGACATCACCGACGCCGTGTACCGGCTCGTCGAGGACACCTGGCTCGACAGCTGGTCCGCCGAGAAGTACGTCGGCACGATCTTCCGCGACTCCCAGGAGGCGGCCGTCGTCGACCTCGCCGTGCTAAGGGTGCTCCGCATCCTCCACCAGGTCGGGCCCGACGCCCCCGTCTCCGCCTACCTGGAGCACCACGCGTGGCCCGAGGCGGTACGTGCCGCGCGCGAGGCCCACGTACGGCTCGCGGAAGCCGACGGCGACGACCCCGACGTGCGACCCACGTCGCTCGATGCGTTGAAGATCCTCACCCGCGCGGTGTGA